One window of Microcoleus vaginatus PCC 9802 genomic DNA carries:
- a CDS encoding D-alanyl-D-alanine dipeptidase produces the protein MKAYQQIVIDECGEPLVPIPPEHFAFEIPHPYQKLGAPYHNSKADSPYYLRQGVVDSLIAAQTELQQNYQNWKILIFDAYRPVEVQQFMVDYTFNQIALAQGCEFPVSEDKRQVIIEHVYQFWAVPSLDRATPPPHSTGAALDITLVEENNRRIDMGSPIDEISERSYPDYFANSNHPQEQQHHRHRQILKNAMINAGFQQHPNEWWHFSLGDQMWAWLTNQNNSGGQLMARYGRY, from the coding sequence ATGAAAGCATATCAGCAAATAGTAATCGACGAATGCGGCGAACCTTTAGTCCCTATTCCACCAGAACATTTTGCCTTTGAAATTCCGCACCCTTATCAAAAGTTGGGTGCTCCCTATCACAACAGCAAAGCAGATTCACCTTACTATTTGCGACAAGGAGTGGTAGATAGTTTAATCGCCGCTCAAACTGAGCTACAGCAAAATTATCAAAATTGGAAAATTCTGATATTTGACGCTTATCGACCCGTGGAGGTCCAGCAATTTATGGTGGATTATACTTTCAATCAAATTGCCCTAGCTCAAGGCTGCGAATTTCCGGTTTCCGAAGACAAACGCCAAGTGATTATAGAACACGTATATCAATTTTGGGCAGTACCGAGCCTCGATCGCGCGACGCCTCCTCCTCACAGTACAGGTGCTGCTTTAGATATAACTTTAGTCGAGGAAAATAATCGGCGAATTGATATGGGTTCTCCGATTGATGAAATATCAGAACGTTCTTATCCCGATTATTTTGCTAACAGCAATCACCCACAAGAACAGCAACATCACCGTCACAGGCAAATCTTAAAAAATGCGATGATAAATGCGGGTTTTCAGCAGCATCCTAACGAATGGTGGCATTTTTCTCTGGGGGATCAGATGTGGGCTTGGTTGACAAATCAAAACAATAGTGGTGGTCAATTGATGGCGCGATATGGCCGCTATTAA
- a CDS encoding glycosyltransferase, giving the protein MTTLPICSLIIVNYNGLRHTKDCLKSLQKLAYPESQLDLIVIDNCSQDDSVTSLRELFPKVRILVNSANNFAKALNLGISEAKGQYIGFLNNDATLDSRWLEILVKRLETNKEVGATSGKLLFKDGRINSAGIQQLPNFYWQDVGFGEKDAGQYDTEEEVEGLCWAAVLFRRKCLEDVGAIDEDFVMYFEDVEFAKRCHKRGWKMLYTPAAIAHHEYRGSSKGSKLTEYFCNRNRFLYLAKHEPLQLVKAIHTSDFFTNKQYDLLFDSLFVAIKKLLDYQKPEIIETVLPQLSEKLAVIYSRIKIDRILSRLQVVRGDRKMSIAIYDHGLHFIGGGQKYVATIASLLQNEFDITFIANKPVAVSDLESWYGLNLSGCKIKILPLAFYEKRGMQCIDSSIIVEDMENPFDEIARESKNYDIFINANQLEKVKPLSPISIFFCHFPNTFRNRHFAVDDYTFIIANSQFTVKWLEKRWNLQPTFMLYPPVEIATVKVPKEKIILAVGQFEAGGTKKQIELIKAFRSLLGDYPEEFQGWRLILAGSSIPKNPYLKTVQNLLKQDSRAIELKVNADFDEVKSLYAKASIFWHGCGLGEVNPQRFEHFGMATVEAMQNSCAPIVFNGGGQPEIVEHGRSGFLFNTVEELCQHSHQLIVNPDLLAEFQAGAQQRSQNFRRARFDKKVNSFFEILHQEYATIRLPNPADIAQMLDRT; this is encoded by the coding sequence ATGACCACACTGCCCATATGTTCGTTAATTATAGTCAACTATAACGGTCTGCGCCACACGAAAGATTGCTTAAAATCTCTACAAAAACTTGCGTATCCCGAATCGCAACTCGATTTAATTGTAATTGATAATTGTTCTCAAGACGATTCCGTTACTTCCCTGCGCGAACTATTTCCAAAAGTTCGGATTTTGGTTAACTCCGCCAACAACTTTGCTAAAGCCCTCAATCTCGGCATCAGCGAAGCAAAAGGGCAATATATCGGCTTTCTAAATAACGATGCTACCCTTGACAGTCGCTGGTTAGAGATTCTTGTAAAACGGCTAGAAACTAATAAAGAAGTAGGTGCGACTAGCGGCAAATTGCTGTTTAAAGACGGGCGGATTAACAGCGCTGGCATTCAGCAATTACCTAATTTTTATTGGCAAGATGTCGGCTTTGGCGAAAAAGATGCGGGACAGTACGATACAGAAGAGGAAGTCGAAGGGCTTTGTTGGGCGGCGGTGCTTTTCCGCAGGAAATGTCTCGAAGATGTGGGGGCGATAGATGAAGATTTTGTGATGTATTTTGAAGATGTAGAGTTTGCCAAACGCTGTCATAAACGCGGTTGGAAAATGCTTTATACTCCCGCAGCAATCGCGCATCACGAGTATCGGGGTTCGAGTAAAGGAAGCAAACTCACCGAGTATTTCTGCAACCGAAATCGGTTTTTGTATTTGGCGAAACACGAACCTTTACAATTAGTCAAAGCAATTCACACTTCGGATTTTTTTACTAATAAGCAGTACGATTTGCTGTTCGATAGTTTATTTGTAGCGATTAAAAAACTTCTAGATTATCAGAAACCAGAAATCATTGAAACTGTATTGCCACAGTTGTCGGAAAAGTTGGCGGTAATTTACAGTCGGATTAAGATCGATCGCATTTTATCTCGGTTACAGGTCGTTCGGGGCGACCGCAAAATGTCGATCGCCATTTACGATCACGGACTGCATTTTATTGGTGGCGGTCAAAAATACGTCGCTACCATCGCCTCGCTGCTACAAAATGAATTTGACATTACTTTTATCGCCAACAAACCAGTTGCTGTTTCCGACTTAGAATCGTGGTACGGACTCAACCTTTCAGGATGCAAAATTAAAATTCTTCCCTTGGCGTTTTACGAGAAACGCGGAATGCAGTGCATCGATTCCAGCATCATCGTGGAAGATATGGAAAATCCCTTTGATGAAATTGCCAGAGAAAGCAAAAACTACGATATTTTTATCAACGCAAACCAACTTGAAAAAGTCAAGCCCCTGTCGCCGATCTCAATATTTTTCTGCCACTTTCCCAATACCTTCCGCAACCGTCATTTTGCTGTCGATGACTACACTTTCATTATTGCCAACAGTCAATTTACTGTTAAGTGGTTGGAGAAACGCTGGAACCTACAGCCAACTTTTATGCTTTATCCGCCCGTGGAAATAGCAACAGTTAAAGTGCCGAAAGAAAAAATAATTTTGGCTGTGGGACAGTTTGAAGCTGGGGGAACAAAAAAGCAAATTGAACTAATTAAAGCTTTCCGCAGTTTGCTAGGAGATTATCCCGAAGAATTTCAAGGATGGCGGCTCATTTTAGCCGGAAGTAGCATTCCGAAAAATCCTTATTTAAAGACGGTTCAGAATTTATTGAAGCAAGATTCAAGGGCGATCGAGTTAAAAGTCAATGCTGACTTTGATGAGGTAAAATCACTTTATGCTAAAGCGAGCATATTTTGGCACGGCTGCGGTTTGGGTGAAGTCAATCCTCAAAGATTTGAGCATTTCGGGATGGCGACTGTGGAAGCAATGCAAAACAGTTGTGCTCCGATTGTTTTCAACGGCGGCGGCCAACCGGAAATTGTCGAACATGGGCGATCGGGCTTTTTGTTCAATACCGTTGAGGAACTGTGCCAGCATTCACATCAACTAATTGTTAATCCCGATTTGCTAGCAGAATTTCAAGCTGGTGCACAGCAGCGCAGTCAGAACTTTAGACGGGCACGTTTCGATAAAAAAGTCAATAGTTTTTTTGAGATTCTTCACCAAGAGTATGCTACAATTCGGCTGCCCAATCCTGCCGATATAGCTCAAATGCTCGATCGAACTTAA
- a CDS encoding cytochrome c: protein MNNQLARNEIKNPIERLAIFALAVLVAIMLASMTIRQFQVADPYVKSVLSLTGNPFQGSAIFQMNCAGCHTSVSDTQVGPNLHGVSERKSEFDLIRQVTSGQTPPMPQFQPSPQEMADLLKYLEQI, encoded by the coding sequence TTGAATAACCAACTTGCCAGGAATGAAATTAAAAACCCGATCGAGCGACTTGCCATATTTGCGCTAGCGGTGTTGGTTGCCATCATGTTGGCGAGTATGACAATTCGTCAGTTTCAAGTCGCCGATCCTTACGTCAAAAGCGTACTATCCCTGACGGGCAACCCGTTTCAGGGTTCCGCCATCTTTCAAATGAACTGTGCGGGGTGTCACACCTCCGTTTCAGACACTCAAGTCGGGCCCAACTTGCACGGAGTGTCCGAGCGCAAATCCGAATTCGATCTGATCCGGCAAGTCACCAGCGGGCAAACCCCACCAATGCCGCAGTTTCAACCGAGTCCCCAAGAAATGGCCGACTTGCTGAAGTATCTCGAACAAATTTGA
- a CDS encoding glycosyltransferase family 1 protein — MPHPQSNLLINLSFLISKPTGLAIYAKNLFPHLKFLNPTLLTAENFSNSNCYQIPANLTPEQGTKGHINRLLWTQTQLPKIYKQLKSNLLFSPIPEAPLFAGCRYIITVHDLIALRFPRRFDPLTPYHRYYIPQVLRQAQHVICDSESTAKDIANFCKIPTNLITPIFPGYDTNLFRFLDLPTSNYFLYIGRHNPYKNVQRVVAAFAAWRDNSEYELWIAGSEDKRYTPLLKAQVQELGLFDRVKFLDYIPATDLPKVINQAIALVFPSLWEGFGLPVLEAMGCGTPVITSNLSSMPEVAGGAALLVNPYSVEEIASAMHQLAVDAKVRSHLRELGLARAKQFSWEKTGLQTAAILDRYL, encoded by the coding sequence ATGCCCCATCCCCAATCTAACTTACTAATCAACCTCTCCTTCCTAATTTCCAAACCAACCGGCTTAGCCATCTACGCCAAAAACCTATTTCCCCACCTAAAATTCCTCAATCCAACATTACTAACAGCAGAAAACTTTTCCAATAGCAACTGCTACCAAATCCCCGCCAATCTAACACCAGAACAAGGAACTAAAGGACACATCAACCGATTGTTGTGGACACAAACCCAACTACCAAAAATTTATAAACAGCTAAAATCTAACCTGTTATTTTCCCCAATTCCCGAAGCTCCTTTATTTGCAGGTTGCCGCTATATCATTACAGTACATGACTTAATAGCGCTGCGATTTCCCCGTCGCTTTGATCCTCTGACACCTTACCACCGCTACTACATCCCCCAAGTGCTGCGACAGGCTCAACACGTCATTTGCGACTCTGAATCAACTGCCAAAGATATCGCTAATTTTTGCAAGATTCCTACTAATTTAATTACGCCAATTTTTCCCGGATACGATACCAATTTATTCCGTTTTTTAGACTTGCCAACAAGCAATTATTTTCTTTATATCGGCCGCCACAATCCGTATAAAAACGTGCAGCGAGTTGTAGCAGCCTTTGCTGCTTGGCGTGATAATTCCGAATACGAATTGTGGATAGCAGGTTCGGAAGACAAACGCTATACGCCGCTGCTGAAGGCGCAGGTTCAAGAATTGGGATTGTTCGATCGAGTAAAATTCTTAGATTACATTCCCGCGACTGACTTGCCCAAAGTCATCAACCAAGCGATCGCGCTGGTTTTCCCCAGTCTTTGGGAAGGATTCGGCCTCCCCGTGCTTGAAGCAATGGGCTGCGGCACTCCTGTCATCACCTCTAACCTGTCTTCAATGCCGGAAGTGGCGGGGGGTGCAGCCTTATTAGTCAACCCCTACAGCGTCGAGGAAATTGCCTCTGCTATGCACCAGCTTGCAGTCGATGCCAAAGTTCGATCGCACTTGCGGGAGCTCGGTTTAGCCAGAGCAAAACAATTTAGCTGGGAAAAAACAGGGCTGCAAACTGCTGCTATTCTCGATCGATATCTTTAA
- a CDS encoding glucose-1-phosphate thymidylyltransferase produces the protein MKALILSGGKGTRLRPLTYTGAKQLVPVANKPILWYGIEGIVAAGITDIGIIISPETGEEVKTKTGDGSRFGAKITYILQEKPAGLAHAVKVARPFLGDSPFIMYLGDNLIENQLDPFLEIFNKQKLDALILLRPVPNPSAFGVAKVDEKGRVLELVEKPQVPPSNLALVGIYFFAPTIHEAIDQIQPSARGELEITDAIQQLMNQEKQVEACNLEGWWLDTGKKDDLLSANQIILDSRIVASTELKVDPKSQIIGRVQIGEGTEVINSTVRGPVVIGENCRIENCFIGPYSSIADRVTMIDADIEHSVILQGAKIVGIHQRIVDSVIGQRAQLTNAPARPKALRFLIGDDSQIELA, from the coding sequence ATGAAAGCACTCATCCTCTCTGGCGGCAAAGGAACACGCTTGCGTCCCCTCACCTATACGGGTGCTAAGCAGTTGGTTCCTGTAGCAAATAAGCCGATACTGTGGTACGGAATTGAAGGAATTGTGGCGGCTGGGATTACGGATATTGGGATTATTATTAGTCCTGAAACCGGAGAAGAGGTGAAGACGAAAACAGGAGATGGATCTCGCTTCGGGGCAAAAATTACTTATATTTTGCAAGAAAAGCCGGCGGGACTCGCTCATGCGGTAAAAGTGGCCAGACCATTTTTGGGCGATTCTCCGTTTATTATGTATTTAGGAGATAACTTAATTGAAAATCAGCTAGATCCCTTTTTAGAGATTTTTAACAAGCAAAAACTAGACGCTCTGATTTTGCTGCGTCCAGTTCCCAATCCCTCTGCTTTCGGTGTGGCAAAAGTTGATGAGAAAGGAAGAGTTTTGGAGTTAGTAGAAAAACCACAAGTCCCCCCATCGAATTTAGCACTGGTGGGGATTTACTTTTTTGCTCCTACTATTCACGAGGCGATAGATCAAATTCAACCCTCGGCCCGTGGCGAACTGGAAATTACAGACGCTATTCAACAGCTTATGAATCAGGAAAAACAGGTAGAAGCCTGCAATTTAGAGGGTTGGTGGCTGGATACGGGGAAAAAAGACGATTTGCTGAGTGCAAACCAAATCATTTTAGATAGCCGTATCGTAGCTTCAACTGAATTAAAAGTAGACCCCAAAAGTCAAATTATCGGGCGAGTGCAAATAGGGGAAGGAACGGAGGTAATTAATTCTACAGTTCGCGGGCCAGTGGTCATTGGGGAAAATTGCCGCATTGAAAATTGTTTTATCGGGCCTTACAGCAGTATTGCCGATCGCGTGACGATGATTGATGCTGATATCGAACACAGTGTAATATTGCAAGGGGCGAAAATAGTTGGCATTCACCAACGAATTGTTGACAGCGTGATCGGGCAGCGAGCTCAACTAACCAATGCGCCGGCTCGTCCAAAAGCTCTGCGGTTTCTGATTGGTGATGACAGTCAAATTGAGTTAGCTTAA
- the petG gene encoding cytochrome b6-f complex subunit PetG gives MVEPLLSGIVLGLIFVTLAGLFFAAYQQYKRGDQLGINK, from the coding sequence ATGGTAGAACCGCTACTTTCAGGTATTGTTCTGGGTCTAATCTTTGTTACTCTGGCGGGGCTGTTTTTTGCTGCTTATCAGCAGTACAAGCGCGGCGATCAGTTGGGTATCAATAAGTAA
- a CDS encoding glycosyltransferase family 1 protein produces MSNSLLINLSFLTPEPTGIGTYAANLFPQLQQLEPTLLASQQIENYTCYHIPETLTPNRGPKGQINRLLWTQFELPTIYQKLQSTLMFSPIPEAPLYSGCRYIVTVHDLIPLRFPRRFSRLTAYFRYYIPQVLRQAEHIICDSQATAIDVAKFFQIPGHKMTAIPLACDNINFRYLDLPTKNYFLYTGRHDPYKNLERLIAAFASLPDRANYELWLAGPPNAYTPQLTAQVEELGLQSLVKFLGYVPYSQLPILMNQAIALVFPTLWEGFGLPILEAMACGTPVITSNLSSMPEVAGDAGLLVNPYSVGEIAEAMQTVATDSKVRSNLKTASLARSSQFSWDKTGTATANILQQYL; encoded by the coding sequence ATGTCTAATTCACTGTTAATCAATTTGTCCTTCTTAACACCCGAACCAACCGGAATCGGGACTTACGCCGCTAATCTTTTCCCGCAACTGCAACAGCTAGAACCAACATTACTCGCTTCCCAGCAAATTGAAAATTATACTTGCTATCACATCCCCGAAACTCTGACACCGAATCGCGGCCCGAAAGGACAAATTAACAGGCTGCTGTGGACTCAGTTTGAGTTACCAACAATTTACCAAAAATTGCAGTCCACCCTGATGTTTTCCCCAATTCCCGAAGCACCTTTGTATTCCGGCTGCCGCTACATCGTCACAGTTCACGATTTAATTCCTTTGCGATTTCCTCGACGGTTTTCTCGTTTAACAGCTTATTTCCGCTACTACATACCGCAGGTTTTGCGGCAAGCAGAACACATTATTTGCGATTCTCAAGCAACGGCAATCGATGTTGCTAAATTTTTCCAGATTCCGGGTCATAAAATGACCGCAATTCCCCTAGCTTGCGATAATATTAATTTTAGATATCTCGACTTGCCCACCAAAAATTATTTTCTTTATACGGGCAGACACGATCCTTACAAAAACTTAGAAAGATTAATTGCTGCATTTGCGAGTTTGCCCGATCGCGCAAATTACGAATTGTGGCTAGCAGGGCCTCCCAATGCCTACACGCCACAGTTGACAGCACAAGTTGAAGAATTAGGTTTACAATCTTTGGTAAAATTTCTCGGTTACGTTCCCTATTCTCAATTGCCCATACTGATGAATCAGGCGATCGCCCTAGTTTTCCCTACACTTTGGGAAGGATTCGGCTTACCAATTTTAGAAGCAATGGCTTGCGGCACACCCGTCATCACATCCAACTTGTCATCGATGCCAGAAGTAGCCGGAGATGCCGGATTATTAGTCAATCCTTACAGCGTCGGAGAAATAGCCGAAGCCATGCAAACAGTAGCCACAGATTCAAAAGTGCGATCGAATTTAAAAACTGCTAGTTTAGCCAGATCATCTCAATTTAGCTGGGACAAAACCGGCACAGCAACCGCCAACATCTTACAACAATATCTTTAA